In Gammaproteobacteria bacterium, a genomic segment contains:
- a CDS encoding hypothetical protein (Evidence 5 : Unknown function): protein MRLRCPAELGRGFPIRSIQQAIKNAGHILEYLPPYSPDFNPIEHKWAQLKAIDKRERRTTEEVFANYA, encoded by the coding sequence ATGAGGTTGCGTTGTCCGGCAGAGCTAGGTAGGGGGTTTCCGATAAGGTCTATTCAACAAGCCATCAAAAATGCGGGCCATATTCTGGAATATTTACCCCCTTATTCACCAGATTTCAATCCCATCGAACATAAGTGGGCGCAATTAAAGGCGATTGACAAAAGAGAACGCCGTACTACCGAGGAAGTCTTCGCAAATTATGCGTAA
- a CDS encoding transposase — protein sequence MRRFPIRSIAHVASKEAAVVADTMISLLKPFADHVHTITTDNGKEFSQHQRIAKELNAGFYFAHPYSSWERGANENMNGLIRQFFPKKMSLKFIPEKLIQRAKDFLNHRPRKCLGFKTPFEVFNNELQSINPPVALQG from the coding sequence ATGAGGAGGTTTCCGATAAGGTCTATTGCCCATGTGGCTAGCAAAGAGGCCGCTGTTGTGGCGGACACGATGATTTCCTTACTCAAGCCTTTCGCTGATCATGTTCACACTATCACGACCGACAACGGCAAGGAGTTTTCTCAACATCAACGAATCGCCAAGGAACTGAATGCGGGGTTCTATTTCGCACACCCATATTCCTCTTGGGAACGTGGCGCCAATGAGAATATGAATGGACTAATCCGCCAGTTCTTTCCAAAGAAGATGAGTCTTAAATTCATCCCTGAAAAACTTATCCAGAGGGCAAAGGATTTCCTAAATCACCGGCCACGGAAATGCCTCGGGTTCAAAACTCCTTTTGAAGTGTTCAATAATGAGTTACAATCGATTAACCCACCCGTTGCACTTCAAGGTTGA